One genomic region from Campylobacter concisus encodes:
- the moaC gene encoding cyclic pyranopterin monophosphate synthase MoaC has product MMLTHLDEKDRPKMVDVSPKDPTKRVATASGIIKMSKEAFRTIKENTGKKGPVIQTAVVAAIMGAKKTSELIPMCHPLAILGVDCDIEELPEICAFKLYVSVKIEGKTGVEMEALTGVSVGLLTIYDMVKAIDKSMEISNIVLESKTGGKSGEYMRSK; this is encoded by the coding sequence ATAATGCTAACGCATTTAGATGAGAAAGATCGTCCAAAAATGGTTGATGTGAGCCCAAAAGATCCAACAAAAAGAGTAGCAACTGCTAGCGGGATCATCAAGATGAGCAAAGAGGCCTTTAGAACGATCAAAGAAAATACTGGTAAAAAAGGTCCAGTTATCCAAACGGCTGTCGTTGCTGCGATAATGGGAGCAAAAAAGACAAGCGAACTAATCCCGATGTGCCATCCACTAGCTATTTTAGGTGTGGATTGTGATATCGAGGAGCTGCCTGAAATTTGTGCTTTTAAGCTCTATGTGAGCGTAAAAATAGAGGGTAAAACAGGCGTTGAGATGGAAGCATTAACTGGCGTTAGCGTGGGGCTTTTGACCATTTATGATATGGTAAAAGCTATAGATAAAAGCATGGAAATAAGTAATATCGTGTTAGAGAGTAAAACAGGAGGAAAAAGTGGCGAGTATATGCGATCTAAATAA
- a CDS encoding HP0495 family protein, which yields MASICDLNNKKAKIDYPTHWEYKIIFDADVNVEEKVKEIVKDREFKLVFSKFSKDKKYASYDLAVLVLSEEERLEIFSALKHEAKYVL from the coding sequence GTGGCGAGTATATGCGATCTAAATAACAAAAAAGCAAAAATTGATTACCCAACGCATTGGGAATATAAAATAATATTTGACGCAGATGTCAATGTAGAAGAAAAGGTAAAAGAGATAGTAAAAGATAGAGAATTTAAGCTAGTTTTTTCAAAATTTAGCAAAGATAAAAAATACGCTAGCTATGACTTAGCCGTACTAGTTTTGAGCGAAGAAGAGAGGCTAGAGATATTTTCTGCACTAAAACACGAAGCAAAATATGTTTTATAA
- a CDS encoding undecaprenyl-diphosphate phosphatase, translating to MEISHVIVLALVQGISEFLPISSSAHLILVPKLLGWPDQGLAFDVAVHVGTLSAILFYFKDTIFKLLRDFFASIAQRKMVGDSLLVWCVGFATIPVGIFGLLFNNIIEEYARSGVVIAITTIVFGIALYFADLRSSNKSEYEMTIKFALIIGLAQAVALIPGVSRSGVTMTAALFLGFSHKGSANFSFLMSIPVIILAGGLESIKLIKDPNALPWSDIALGVIISAVSAYLCVKLFMGIISRIRMLPFVIYRLILGVFLLYLFL from the coding sequence ATGGAAATTTCTCACGTTATCGTTTTGGCCTTGGTGCAAGGCATAAGCGAATTTTTGCCCATTTCAAGCTCGGCTCATCTTATCTTGGTGCCAAAGCTGCTTGGCTGGCCAGATCAAGGTCTTGCTTTTGACGTGGCAGTGCACGTTGGTACGTTAAGTGCGATACTTTTTTATTTTAAAGATACGATTTTTAAGCTACTTCGTGACTTTTTTGCCTCGATCGCACAACGAAAGATGGTGGGCGATAGCTTGCTTGTCTGGTGTGTGGGCTTTGCCACCATTCCAGTTGGGATCTTTGGGCTTTTATTTAACAACATTATCGAAGAATACGCAAGAAGCGGCGTTGTGATCGCTATTACTACGATCGTCTTTGGCATAGCACTTTACTTTGCTGATCTTCGCTCATCAAACAAAAGCGAATATGAAATGACCATAAAATTTGCGCTTATTATTGGCCTTGCTCAAGCTGTGGCGCTCATCCCTGGCGTCTCAAGATCAGGTGTGACGATGACAGCAGCCTTATTTTTAGGTTTTAGCCATAAGGGTAGTGCAAATTTCTCATTTTTGATGTCGATCCCAGTCATCATCCTAGCCGGCGGACTTGAGAGCATCAAGCTCATAAAAGACCCAAATGCGCTTCCTTGGAGCGATATTGCCCTTGGTGTCATTATAAGTGCAGTTAGCGCTTATCTTTGCGTTAAGCTATTTATGGGTATCATCTCAAGAATCAGGATGTTGCCCTTTGTCATCTACCGCTTGATTTTGGGAGTATTTTTACTTTATCTATTTTTGTGA
- the tkt gene encoding transketolase: MLKKQADTIRFLCADMVQNANSGHPGAPMGLADIMVVLSNFLKHNPKNPKWLNRDRLVFSGGHASSLVYSFLHLSGYDLSLDELKNFRQLGSNTPGHPEIHTPGVEVATGPLGQGVANAVGLAMAEKYAANVLNEPDNKIIDHKIYCLCGDGDLEEGISYEACSIAGNLRLDNLVLIYDSNNITIEGDTAIAFSEDVKARFEAQGWEVARIDGHDYDQIEFALEQASEKESPYLIIANTHIARGAMELEGSHHSHGAPLGEEIIKKAKAAAGFDPEKKFAIDEDVLLRFRGAVEKGDLEEAMWNKKVEALSIEGKNLLNSLLNPDFSKIEFPDFSDKKLATRDTNHVILNEIAKKLPGFIGGSADLAPSNKTELKGMGDFPNGKNIHYGIREHAMAAINNGIARYGLFLPFSATFFIFSDYLKPSARIAALMGIKHFFVFTHDSIGVGEDGPTHQPIEQLSTFRAMPNFYTFRPADGNENAASWKVALNLNAPSAFVLSRQGLDPLAKGEFGEVSNGAYLLSSSKEAKITFIASGSEVSLCVEAAEILSQQGIGANIVSAPCFDLLCEQPDEYVSKILDKNTTIIAVEAATGYEWYKFADAVYGMNSFGASGKANELFDHFGFTPQKLANFASELI; encoded by the coding sequence ATGCTAAAAAAACAAGCCGATACTATAAGATTTTTGTGCGCTGACATGGTGCAAAACGCTAACAGCGGACACCCAGGTGCACCTATGGGTCTAGCTGATATTATGGTGGTTTTAAGCAACTTTTTAAAACACAATCCAAAAAATCCAAAATGGCTAAACAGAGATAGGCTAGTTTTTAGCGGTGGTCACGCTTCAAGTTTGGTTTACAGCTTTTTACACTTAAGTGGCTACGATTTAAGCCTTGATGAGCTTAAAAATTTTCGCCAACTTGGCTCAAATACTCCAGGACACCCAGAAATTCACACTCCAGGCGTTGAGGTTGCTACTGGCCCACTTGGTCAAGGCGTGGCAAATGCAGTTGGTCTAGCCATGGCAGAAAAATACGCTGCAAACGTGCTAAACGAGCCAGACAATAAAATAATCGATCATAAAATTTACTGCCTTTGCGGCGACGGCGATCTTGAAGAGGGCATAAGTTACGAGGCATGTTCAATCGCAGGAAATTTAAGGCTAGACAACCTTGTGCTCATTTATGATTCAAACAACATCACGATCGAGGGCGACACAGCGATAGCATTTAGCGAGGACGTTAAAGCTAGGTTTGAGGCTCAGGGCTGGGAGGTCGCACGCATTGATGGACACGACTACGATCAGATCGAATTTGCACTAGAGCAAGCAAGCGAGAAAGAGTCGCCATATCTCATCATCGCAAACACGCATATAGCACGCGGCGCAATGGAGCTTGAAGGCAGCCACCACAGCCACGGCGCACCACTTGGCGAAGAGATCATAAAAAAGGCAAAGGCCGCAGCTGGCTTTGACCCTGAGAAGAAATTTGCCATTGATGAGGACGTGCTTTTAAGATTTAGAGGCGCAGTTGAAAAGGGCGATCTTGAAGAGGCTATGTGGAACAAAAAGGTTGAGGCACTAAGCATTGAAGGCAAAAATTTACTAAACTCGCTTCTTAATCCAGACTTTAGCAAGATCGAATTTCCAGACTTTAGCGACAAAAAACTAGCCACAAGAGATACAAACCATGTCATTTTAAATGAGATAGCTAAAAAACTTCCTGGCTTTATCGGCGGTAGTGCTGACTTAGCTCCTTCAAATAAGACTGAGCTAAAGGGTATGGGCGACTTTCCAAATGGTAAAAATATCCACTATGGTATCAGAGAGCACGCCATGGCAGCTATCAACAACGGTATCGCTAGATACGGCCTTTTTTTGCCATTTTCAGCGACATTTTTCATCTTTAGCGACTATCTAAAGCCAAGTGCGAGGATAGCAGCGCTAATGGGCATCAAGCACTTTTTTGTCTTTACGCACGATAGCATCGGCGTTGGCGAAGATGGTCCGACACATCAGCCGATCGAGCAGCTTAGCACATTTAGAGCGATGCCAAATTTCTACACTTTCCGCCCAGCTGATGGCAACGAAAACGCAGCTAGCTGGAAAGTGGCTCTAAATTTAAACGCTCCAAGTGCTTTTGTGCTTAGCCGTCAAGGGCTTGATCCACTTGCAAAAGGCGAATTTGGAGAGGTTAGCAACGGCGCATATCTGCTAAGCTCGTCAAAAGAAGCAAAGATAACATTTATAGCAAGCGGTAGCGAGGTCTCACTCTGTGTAGAGGCAGCTGAAATTCTTAGCCAACAAGGCATTGGCGCAAACATCGTGTCAGCTCCTTGTTTTGACCTACTTTGCGAGCAGCCAGATGAATACGTGTCTAAAATTTTAGACAAAAACACGACGATCATCGCAGTTGAAGCTGCAACTGGCTATGAGTGGTATAAATTTGCTGACGCAGTTTATGGTATGAATAGCTTTGGCGCTAGTGGCAAGGCGAACGAGCTATTTGATCACTTTGGATTTACTCCACAAAAACTTGCAAATTTTGCTAGCGAACTTATATAA
- a CDS encoding polyprenyl synthetase family protein: MSLLEDFVKFLNENLPKAPSFHPYYEEALGVMLKAGGKHFRALLLLGVVESVDKSLTQKAMRVALGLEMMHTYSLIHDDLPSMDNASLRRGTPTLHVTYDETTAILAGDALNTHAFYEISRADLPAETRIKCVEILSENTGVSGMVLGQALDCFFENTNKEDIKRAKAKFGLSGKMLSLDELVFLHIHKTAKLIAASLKMGAVIVNLSEIECEKIYDIGLKLGLAFQIQDDIIDLTSDEAAAGKPVHNDLAKNSFTNLLGLEGAKKKKDELICEIEEVLNQIDANIAKMILELTDKHLR, from the coding sequence ATGAGCCTACTTGAGGACTTTGTAAAATTTTTAAACGAAAATTTGCCAAAGGCGCCGAGCTTTCACCCTTATTACGAGGAGGCACTTGGCGTTATGCTAAAGGCTGGAGGCAAGCACTTTAGGGCACTATTGCTTCTTGGTGTGGTGGAAAGTGTGGATAAAAGCCTCACGCAAAAGGCCATGAGAGTGGCTTTAGGGCTTGAGATGATGCACACTTATTCGCTCATTCATGATGATCTTCCTTCTATGGATAACGCAAGTCTAAGACGTGGCACACCAACGCTTCACGTAACCTACGACGAGACAACTGCGATACTTGCAGGGGATGCTCTAAATACGCATGCTTTTTATGAAATTTCACGTGCCGATTTGCCAGCTGAAACACGTATAAAATGCGTAGAAATTTTAAGCGAAAATACTGGCGTTAGCGGTATGGTGCTAGGTCAGGCACTGGATTGTTTTTTTGAAAATACGAACAAAGAGGATATCAAAAGAGCAAAGGCTAAATTTGGACTCTCTGGCAAGATGCTAAGCCTTGATGAGCTAGTATTTTTACACATCCACAAAACCGCAAAGCTCATCGCTGCAAGTCTAAAAATGGGTGCTGTGATAGTAAATTTAAGCGAAATAGAGTGTGAGAAAATTTATGATATCGGACTAAAGCTCGGCCTTGCTTTTCAGATACAAGATGACATCATAGATCTTACAAGCGACGAGGCGGCTGCTGGAAAGCCTGTACATAACGACTTAGCTAAAAACTCATTTACAAATTTACTTGGTCTTGAGGGCGCAAAAAAGAAAAAAGACGAGCTAATTTGCGAGATAGAAGAGGTACTAAATCAGATAGATGCAAACATCGCAAAGATGATCTTGGAGCTTACGGATAAACACCTTAGATAA
- a CDS encoding DUF7488 domain-containing protein has product MRLKYKFALAFLLSALCLNADPRPTQEDFNACFEKNKNSIVSVNKHFGVAITKNLIAVPKSEGAPLGEYVKFDPYLQLFLVRSSKELSPVVMADETNEERIKKSTWVGILNDANNTVMGHIKSLGQNLGDFDTLSFEYNATGEINTPCCKMIGIAVGADKFIPNRYLKHFVSYDDVYYGDIGVKFLQKEDKFFVGLVDPLGRGKMMMVDDELVSVNGIKPKSLRELNEMVLFAPKGTKLDIIVKRDKQEMLFQVPVSGDVKFNQSLDVDAPSSLDIPNFNIMPKEPQTMLDDKILVDYGITVDKNLVVTKVEPKSNAEIFGIKTGDKILGFDKQSVSSREELLEKLGELKNFTLLFTRNDFQFFARVPK; this is encoded by the coding sequence ATGAGACTAAAATATAAATTTGCCCTCGCTTTTTTGCTATCAGCGCTTTGTCTAAACGCCGATCCTAGGCCTACACAAGAGGACTTTAACGCCTGCTTTGAAAAGAATAAAAACTCAATCGTCTCAGTAAATAAACACTTTGGCGTGGCTATTACGAAAAATTTGATCGCAGTGCCAAAAAGCGAGGGAGCTCCACTTGGCGAATATGTCAAATTTGACCCATATTTGCAGCTCTTTTTAGTCCGCTCTAGCAAGGAGCTAAGCCCTGTCGTGATGGCTGATGAGACCAACGAGGAGCGCATCAAAAAGAGCACTTGGGTTGGCATCTTAAATGACGCAAACAACACCGTCATGGGCCACATCAAGTCTTTAGGGCAAAATTTAGGCGACTTTGATACGCTAAGCTTCGAGTATAACGCGACTGGCGAGATAAACACGCCTTGTTGTAAGATGATAGGCATAGCTGTTGGAGCTGATAAATTTATACCAAATCGCTATTTGAAGCACTTTGTATCTTATGATGACGTCTATTACGGTGATATCGGCGTGAAATTTTTACAAAAAGAGGATAAATTTTTTGTGGGTCTTGTCGATCCTTTGGGCCGTGGCAAGATGATGATGGTCGATGATGAGCTTGTGAGTGTAAATGGCATCAAGCCAAAGAGCTTAAGAGAGCTAAATGAGATGGTACTTTTTGCTCCAAAGGGCACAAAGCTTGACATCATCGTGAAGCGCGATAAGCAAGAAATGCTCTTTCAAGTGCCAGTAAGCGGGGATGTGAAATTTAACCAAAGCCTCGATGTAGACGCCCCTTCAAGCCTTGATATACCAAATTTCAACATCATGCCAAAAGAGCCACAAACAATGCTTGATGATAAGATTTTGGTGGATTATGGTATCACGGTGGATAAAAATTTAGTCGTTACCAAGGTCGAGCCAAAGTCAAATGCAGAAATTTTTGGTATCAAGACTGGCGATAAAATTTTGGGTTTTGATAAACAAAGCGTGAGTAGCCGTGAAGAGCTTTTAGAGAAGCTTGGTGAATTAAAAAATTTTACGCTTCTATTTACTAGAAATGACTTTCAGTTTTTTGCAAGAGTGCCAAAATGA
- a CDS encoding YbaB/EbfC family nucleoid-associated protein: MFEGFDFSKMGQMLEDVQKQAKQMEEESKNKEFGAKSGGGLVSVRANGSGEILDISIDDSLLEDKESMQILLISAVNDVLKSVEADKKNTSSRMLGSLASMGIK; encoded by the coding sequence ATGTTTGAGGGATTTGACTTTTCAAAGATGGGGCAGATGCTTGAGGATGTACAAAAGCAAGCCAAGCAGATGGAAGAAGAGAGTAAAAACAAAGAATTTGGCGCAAAAAGCGGTGGTGGGCTGGTGAGCGTTAGAGCAAATGGAAGCGGCGAGATACTTGATATCAGCATAGATGATAGCTTGCTTGAAGATAAAGAGAGCATGCAAATTTTGCTAATAAGCGCCGTGAATGACGTGCTAAAGTCAGTTGAGGCCGATAAGAAAAACACCTCTTCAAGGATGCTTGGCAGTCTTGCTTCGATGGGGATAAAATGA
- the panD gene encoding aspartate 1-decarboxylase: MNIEILASKIHRAVVTDANLNYVGSISIGEELIKAANLIENQKVEILDVNNGERFATYVIKGKKGEICLNGAAARKVCVGDVVIIVAYASMKFKKAKKFKPTIVHVNNKNEIIKE, from the coding sequence ATGAATATAGAAATTTTAGCTAGTAAGATCCACAGAGCCGTCGTAACAGACGCAAATTTAAACTATGTTGGCTCGATTAGCATCGGCGAGGAGCTTATAAAAGCTGCAAATTTGATAGAAAATCAAAAGGTTGAAATTTTAGACGTAAATAATGGCGAGAGATTCGCTACCTACGTGATAAAGGGCAAAAAAGGCGAAATTTGCCTAAACGGCGCAGCTGCTAGAAAAGTCTGCGTAGGAGACGTGGTCATTATCGTGGCTTACGCTAGCATGAAATTTAAAAAAGCTAAGAAATTTAAGCCAACCATCGTGCATGTAAATAACAAAAACGAGATCATAAAGGAGTAG
- a CDS encoding UDP-N-acetylmuramoyl-L-alanyl-D-glutamate--2,6-diaminopimelate ligase: protein MKISVENSFITDDSNECEQGAYFVQTTANAKFAEDAVKKGAKIITLEECKKLLKIDESLKIVGITGTNGKTTTAAAIYETLRNLGKKCGLSGTRGAFIEGEQIDDKALTTSAILRTLSYLKTASEQGCEYFVMEVSSHAIAQKRIESLNFALKIFTNLTQDHLDYHKSMEEYARVKSSFFDDDCMKLINADDNGIKFNPKNAYTYSLKKPASFAPVVYGLKGGIDAVIKTPNGDVEIDSSLQGEFNLYNLIAALGAVCLLEHPDAAALSKAISKFKGVSGRMEVVSTDPLVIVDFAHTPDGIEKVLNSLRHLNLIAVFGAGGDRDRTKRPKMGAIAQKYARICIVTSDNPRSEEPESIIDEICAGMNQNENLIRNANRKEAIVLALDKLEPGWALVILGKGDEPYQEINGVKHPFSDKEVVIELLKR from the coding sequence ATGAAAATATCAGTAGAAAATAGCTTCATAACAGATGACTCAAACGAGTGCGAACAAGGTGCATACTTTGTGCAAACCACTGCAAATGCGAAATTTGCAGAGGACGCTGTAAAAAAGGGCGCTAAAATAATCACTCTTGAAGAGTGCAAAAAGCTTTTAAAAATAGACGAAAGCTTAAAAATAGTTGGCATCACAGGCACAAATGGTAAGACCACGACGGCTGCGGCTATCTACGAGACTTTGCGAAATTTAGGCAAAAAATGCGGTCTAAGTGGTACAAGAGGGGCATTTATAGAGGGTGAGCAGATAGATGACAAGGCGCTTACGACAAGTGCTATTTTAAGGACGCTTTCATACCTCAAAACAGCTAGTGAGCAGGGCTGTGAGTACTTTGTGATGGAGGTTAGCTCGCACGCGATTGCTCAAAAACGCATAGAGAGCTTAAATTTTGCCCTTAAAATTTTTACAAATTTGACTCAAGACCACCTCGACTACCACAAGAGCATGGAGGAGTACGCTAGGGTAAAGTCGAGCTTTTTTGATGATGATTGCATGAAGCTTATAAATGCTGATGATAATGGCATTAAATTTAACCCAAAAAACGCTTATACGTATTCGCTCAAAAAGCCAGCTAGCTTTGCACCGGTGGTTTATGGGCTAAAGGGCGGCATAGACGCGGTTATCAAGACACCAAATGGTGATGTGGAGATAGACTCAAGCCTTCAAGGCGAGTTTAATCTTTACAATCTAATTGCAGCTCTTGGCGCCGTTTGCCTGCTAGAGCATCCAGACGCAGCTGCACTTTCAAAGGCGATAAGTAAATTTAAAGGGGTTAGCGGTAGGATGGAGGTCGTTAGCACTGATCCGCTAGTCATCGTAGATTTTGCCCATACGCCTGATGGCATCGAGAAAGTGCTAAACTCACTTAGACATCTAAATCTAATAGCGGTCTTTGGCGCAGGCGGTGATAGAGATAGGACAAAGCGCCCAAAAATGGGAGCAATAGCTCAAAAATACGCAAGAATTTGCATCGTTACAAGTGACAATCCAAGAAGCGAAGAGCCAGAGAGCATAATAGACGAAATTTGTGCTGGCATGAACCAAAATGAAAATTTGATACGAAATGCCAACCGCAAAGAGGCGATCGTGCTAGCTCTTGACAAGCTAGAACCTGGCTGGGCACTTGTCATACTTGGCAAAGGAGACGAGCCATATCAAGAGATAAATGGCGTCAAACATCCATTTAGTGATAAAGAAGTGGTAATTGAACTTTTAAAGAGGTAA
- a CDS encoding histidine kinase: MIDYKKIGIKHFKRSKFKEAIFYFSLAYEKTQDKNLLFLIQICSLGEKNAEEAKLLFDYFMDKLRAGEDDEGMDEILKILESRLASDEYFEEQDAISYEDFKKAVYKDGSFKKVFENIMFSTKVMISNKDDFLEFLGNLIKNDFIEMSINYLESAAVMFGGDERIDQLFREIQKRQNNENISRK; the protein is encoded by the coding sequence TTGATAGATTATAAAAAAATAGGCATTAAACACTTCAAACGTTCTAAATTTAAAGAAGCGATCTTTTACTTCTCTCTAGCTTACGAAAAGACACAGGATAAAAATTTACTATTTTTGATACAAATTTGCTCCCTTGGCGAGAAAAATGCAGAGGAAGCAAAACTTTTATTTGACTATTTTATGGATAAACTAAGAGCTGGCGAAGATGATGAAGGAATGGATGAAATTTTAAAAATTTTAGAATCAAGATTGGCTAGCGATGAGTATTTTGAAGAGCAAGACGCGATCAGCTATGAGGACTTTAAAAAGGCTGTTTATAAGGATGGGAGCTTCAAAAAGGTCTTTGAAAATATCATGTTCTCAACCAAGGTCATGATCTCAAACAAAGATGATTTTTTAGAATTTTTGGGAAATTTGATAAAAAATGACTTCATCGAAATGAGTATAAACTATCTTGAGAGTGCGGCGGTGATGTTTGGCGGTGATGAGCGCATAGATCAGCTTTTTAGAGAGATACAAAAAAGACAAAACAATGAAAATATCAGTAGAAAATAG
- a CDS encoding NifU family protein — translation MIPFSDEELLKPVSASLQKVLPMLENDGGGMELLGIKNGKIYVRLTGHCHGCAASTTTLKYGLERQLRMDIHPELEVVNIPIGEEFDIDRL, via the coding sequence ATGATCCCATTTAGCGATGAAGAACTTTTAAAACCAGTCAGTGCGAGTTTGCAAAAGGTATTACCGATGCTTGAAAATGATGGCGGTGGCATGGAGCTACTTGGCATAAAAAACGGCAAAATTTATGTAAGACTTACAGGGCATTGTCATGGGTGTGCAGCTAGCACAACTACACTAAAATATGGACTCGAAAGACAACTTCGTATGGATATTCACCCAGAGCTTGAGGTCGTAAATATCCCGATTGGCGAGGAATTTGACATTGATAGATTATAA
- a CDS encoding NrtA/SsuA/CpmA family ABC transporter substrate-binding protein, which yields MRKFFKILCAASLFCLVVNASELDKIGMTYVKSPLNVPSIVDKFKGFYAKSFGMPVEYSEITSGAKQTQALASNSLQFLNCVGGTSVILAAANKADIKIISAYSRAPEAFAIFAKDKGIKTAKDLKGKKIAGPKGTILNELLVRYLALSGLGINDVEFVSMGIPAAQAALENGSVDAALLAGPAAYNAKKSGLSVVTTGKGVITPVIVTATSGEFYKKHKDLVEKFKKAQDEILAFMKANEEEALKFTAEETGLSIEAVKSMYPQYDFSPKITAEDIKALEATQEFMLESKMIEQKVDIKSLLID from the coding sequence ATGAGAAAGTTTTTTAAGATTTTGTGTGCAGCCTCTTTGTTTTGTCTAGTCGTAAACGCAAGTGAGCTAGATAAGATTGGCATGACCTACGTCAAATCGCCGCTAAACGTCCCCTCAATCGTCGATAAATTTAAAGGCTTTTATGCTAAATCTTTTGGCATGCCAGTCGAGTACTCTGAGATAACATCAGGTGCAAAGCAGACTCAAGCTCTAGCTTCAAACTCACTTCAGTTTTTAAATTGTGTTGGCGGAACTTCGGTCATACTTGCAGCAGCAAATAAAGCTGACATAAAGATCATAAGTGCCTATTCAAGAGCACCTGAAGCTTTTGCGATATTTGCTAAAGATAAAGGCATAAAAACCGCTAAAGACTTAAAAGGTAAAAAAATAGCAGGGCCAAAAGGTACGATATTAAATGAGCTTTTGGTTAGGTATCTTGCTCTTAGCGGACTTGGTATAAATGACGTAGAGTTCGTTTCTATGGGCATCCCAGCTGCACAAGCTGCACTTGAAAATGGCAGTGTCGATGCAGCACTTCTTGCTGGACCAGCTGCTTATAACGCTAAAAAATCAGGACTTAGTGTCGTAACAACAGGCAAGGGCGTCATCACTCCAGTCATCGTCACCGCCACAAGCGGAGAATTTTACAAAAAGCATAAAGATCTAGTTGAAAAATTTAAAAAGGCTCAAGATGAAATTTTGGCTTTTATGAAAGCAAATGAGGAAGAGGCATTAAAATTTACGGCTGAAGAGACTGGGCTTAGCATAGAGGCGGTAAAGAGTATGTATCCGCAGTATGACTTTAGTCCAAAGATCACGGCTGAAGATATAAAAGCACTTGAAGCTACGCAAGAATTTATGCTCGAGAGCAAGATGATCGAGCAAAAAGTAGATATAAAATCACTTCTAATAGATTAA
- a CDS encoding ABC transporter ATP-binding protein produces MIEILNLSKHFFINDKRIDVLKELNLTIKKDKITVILGRSGCGKTTLLRLIAGLESVSLGEIKFKEQAKIGFVFQEPRLMPFLNVYENVVFPLKKYEIDEAKIDRLISMIGLSDFKFAAVSQLSGGMSSRVSLARVLAYEANLILMDEPFAALDAFTRASMQAEILKLQAGKTIIFVTHNVDEALYLADEIILLEKGGMKSSYDLSNLAKPRDLLCDELINLKRKILSEI; encoded by the coding sequence ATGATAGAAATTTTAAATTTATCAAAGCATTTTTTTATTAATGACAAGCGCATTGATGTTTTAAAAGAGCTAAATTTAACTATAAAAAAAGATAAGATCACCGTTATACTTGGCAGAAGTGGTTGCGGTAAAACAACTCTTTTAAGGCTTATTGCTGGACTTGAGAGCGTAAGTCTAGGCGAGATAAAATTTAAAGAGCAAGCAAAGATCGGTTTTGTCTTTCAAGAGCCTAGGCTTATGCCTTTTTTAAATGTCTATGAAAATGTCGTATTTCCGCTTAAAAAGTATGAGATAGACGAGGCAAAGATAGATAGGCTCATATCGATGATAGGGCTTAGCGACTTTAAATTTGCCGCTGTTTCGCAGCTATCTGGCGGCATGAGCTCGCGCGTTTCTCTTGCTAGAGTGCTTGCATATGAAGCAAATTTGATCCTTATGGATGAGCCATTTGCAGCACTTGATGCTTTTACGAGAGCCAGCATGCAGGCTGAAATTTTAAAGCTCCAAGCCGGTAAAACCATCATTTTTGTCACTCATAATGTCGATGAGGCCCTATATCTAGCAGATGAGATAATTTTGCTTGAAAAAGGTGGGATGAAATCAAGCTATGATCTATCAAATCTAGCTAAGCCAAGAGATTTGCTTTGCGATGAGCTAATAAACTTAAAGCGTAAAATTTTGAGCGAAATTTAG